One genomic segment of Sminthopsis crassicaudata isolate SCR6 chromosome 2, ASM4859323v1, whole genome shotgun sequence includes these proteins:
- the LOC141557847 gene encoding lipocalin-like isoform X1, with protein sequence MGGGMWGIRMAMVLLSVGQVPICTFQVQNNLTLMPDLNISQAKGHWNFISLATNEKLSEEDKQDIKMSLTVFSPFANGSVNVQTTTVTSEGVCMEINTTYSKGNISEQYRSNDGSPCYFIVIDTDYKNYGIVYIGNIENKNDFQIKLYGRTKVVTEEVFKKFQKVAKSFGVPRKNLIMLSRPGKYLSSVYGHEGAQHRSYGLVSGKGGLPDGFQHSSFPFMENGVLFASKVAAFHARYNDWDAPTCTFA encoded by the exons ATGGGTGGGGGGATGTGGGGCATCAGAATGGCTATGGTGTTGCTGAGTGTGGGGCAAGTTCCGATTTGCACCTTCCAGGTTCAAAATAATCTCACCTTGATGCCAGACTTGAATATCTCTCAG GCTAAAGGGCACTGGAATTTCATTAGTTTGGCCACGAATGAAAAACTGTCAGAAGAGGACAAGCAAGATATCAAAATGTCTTTGACAGTATTCTCCCCTTTTGCCAATGGGAGTGTGAACGTGCAGACTACCACTGTTAC GTCAGAAGGAGTCTGTATGGAAATAAATACTACATATTCCAAGGGAAATATTTCTGAACAATACAGAAGTAATG atgGAAGCCCTTGTTATTTCATAGTAATAGACACCGATTATAAAAACTATGGCATTGTTTACATAGGAAATATTGAAAACAAGAATGACTTCCAAATCAAACTCTATG GCAGGACTAAAGTAGTGACGGAGGAAGTCTTTAAGAAATTCCAAAAAGTTGCAAAATCCTTTGGAGTTCCAAGGAAGAACTTGATTATGCTATCCAGACCAGGCAAGTACTTAAGTTCTGTTTA tggccATGAGGGAGCACAACACAGATCGTATGGCCTTGTGTCTGGAAAAGGAGGGCTGccagatggttttcaacattcctcTTTCCCATTCATGGAGAATGGTGTTCTGTTTGCTTCAAAAGTTGCAGCTTTCCATGCTAGATATAATGATTGGGATGCCCCAACCTGTACCTTTGCTTAG
- the LOC141553662 gene encoding late lactation protein B-like has product MKVLFLTIALSLFAILHAEESNSSGKLGGVYYLNAVVASKEVPGDDHETFPPVTFSQLDNGNLEAKFTMMKDGECNEIKVIMKKTENANEYNIQGNYQHLHKVHVTETSVPDNWIFECEGKFQGEHFKLIKLLGPNKEADPQAMEEYLKITRQRNYDESKIIFSKPGESCVPKHD; this is encoded by the exons ATGAAGGTCCTTTTTCTAACCATAGCACTAAGCCTGTTCGCCATCCTCCATGCTGAAGAATCAAACTCTTCTGGAAAATTGGGG GGCGTATACTATCTAAATGCTGTTGTGGCAAGCAAGGAAGTTCCTGGGGACGACCATGAGACCTTCCCACCCGTTACCTTCTCCCAACTTGATAATGGTAATCTGGAGGCCAAATTTACCATGAT GAAGGATGGTGAGTGCAATGAAATTAAAGTgataatgaagaaaacagaaaatgccAATGAATACAACATAC AGGGGAACTACCAGCATCTACACAAAGTGCATGTAACTGAGACCTCTGTGCCAGATAATTGGATTTTTGAGTGTGAAGGCAAATTCCAAGGGGAACATTTCAAATTGATTAAGCTTTTGG GTCCAAACAAAGAAGCAGACCCTCAAGCTATGGAAGAATATCTGAAGATCACAAGACAGAGAAATTATGATGAAAGTAAAATCATTTTCTCTAAGCCAGGAG AGTCCTGCGTTCCAAAACATGATTAA
- the LOC141557847 gene encoding lipocalin-like isoform X2, which yields MGGGMWGIRMAMVLLSVGQVPICTFQVQNNLTLMPDLNISQAKGHWNFISLATNEKLSEEDKQDIKMSLTVFSPFANGSVNVQTTTVTSEGVCMEINTTYSKGNISEQYRSNDGSPCYFIVIDTDYKNYGIVYIGNIENKNDFQIKLYGRTKVVTEEVFKKFQKVAKSFGVPRKNLIMLSRPEPCN from the exons ATGGGTGGGGGGATGTGGGGCATCAGAATGGCTATGGTGTTGCTGAGTGTGGGGCAAGTTCCGATTTGCACCTTCCAGGTTCAAAATAATCTCACCTTGATGCCAGACTTGAATATCTCTCAG GCTAAAGGGCACTGGAATTTCATTAGTTTGGCCACGAATGAAAAACTGTCAGAAGAGGACAAGCAAGATATCAAAATGTCTTTGACAGTATTCTCCCCTTTTGCCAATGGGAGTGTGAACGTGCAGACTACCACTGTTAC GTCAGAAGGAGTCTGTATGGAAATAAATACTACATATTCCAAGGGAAATATTTCTGAACAATACAGAAGTAATG atgGAAGCCCTTGTTATTTCATAGTAATAGACACCGATTATAAAAACTATGGCATTGTTTACATAGGAAATATTGAAAACAAGAATGACTTCCAAATCAAACTCTATG GCAGGACTAAAGTAGTGACGGAGGAAGTCTTTAAGAAATTCCAAAAAGTTGCAAAATCCTTTGGAGTTCCAAGGAAGAACTTGATTATGCTATCCAGACCAG AACCTTGTAATTAA